In Enterobacteriaceae bacterium Kacie_13, the following proteins share a genomic window:
- a CDS encoding MFS transporter, translating into MTECASLDTRPHTSAFRRWLAVFSLACGTFVLVNTEFLPIGLLSPIARSLGVTEGHAGLAVMLPGLVAAISAPLIMLFAKRMDRRKLLLLLSATVIIANGIAEIAESFNVLLIGRIILGVGVGGFWSFAIPSGRRLVPEEQGARAISLITAGVAVGTVAGVPAGAFIGDLYGWRMAFTLNSLLALVFFVLQWIALPPLPAQQSIGLRAMLGVVKVPGIRYALIIGVFMAGGHFAAYTYLEPWLRFDLHLSASDISLLLMGYGISGLFGTLTSEFTVREFGVKRAFMLNMLLLSVSVLVLSLFPVPLAVASALVILWGLAFGALPVCLNIWTYQASPALFETGSALLVCVFQTSLALGALFGGVLADNAGVSSAFLLGGALTLLAAITIFLSRPQPAQLRETEA; encoded by the coding sequence CGGTCTTTTCACTTGCCTGCGGCACGTTCGTGCTGGTTAATACCGAATTTCTGCCGATTGGTTTGCTTTCGCCCATCGCCCGTTCGCTGGGCGTTACCGAAGGCCACGCAGGTCTTGCGGTGATGCTGCCGGGGCTGGTTGCCGCGATTTCTGCTCCACTTATCATGCTGTTTGCCAAACGTATGGATCGCCGTAAGTTGCTGTTATTGCTCTCCGCGACGGTAATAATTGCTAACGGTATTGCCGAGATAGCCGAGTCCTTTAACGTTTTGCTGATCGGACGCATTATTCTTGGCGTCGGAGTCGGCGGATTCTGGTCATTCGCTATCCCTTCCGGACGACGACTGGTGCCGGAAGAGCAGGGCGCACGGGCTATTTCGTTGATCACAGCCGGCGTGGCAGTCGGCACGGTGGCCGGTGTGCCTGCGGGCGCGTTTATTGGCGATCTTTATGGCTGGCGAATGGCGTTCACCCTCAATTCTTTGCTGGCGCTGGTATTCTTCGTGTTGCAGTGGATTGCGTTACCCCCACTTCCGGCCCAGCAATCCATCGGGCTGCGTGCCATGCTTGGCGTGGTCAAAGTGCCTGGTATCCGCTACGCATTGATTATCGGCGTATTTATGGCAGGAGGCCATTTTGCGGCTTACACCTATCTGGAACCGTGGTTGCGTTTCGATCTGCACCTGTCGGCCAGTGATATTTCGTTGTTATTGATGGGGTACGGGATTTCCGGGTTATTTGGCACGTTAACGTCCGAATTCACCGTGCGCGAGTTCGGTGTGAAGCGGGCATTTATGCTGAATATGCTATTGCTTAGCGTTTCAGTGCTGGTGTTATCGCTGTTTCCTGTGCCACTGGCAGTGGCCAGCGCGCTGGTGATCTTGTGGGGACTGGCGTTTGGCGCATTGCCGGTGTGTCTGAATATCTGGACATATCAGGCGTCACCCGCCTTGTTCGAAACTGGATCTGCGTTGCTCGTCTGCGTATTCCAGACGTCACTGGCGCTCGGCGCGTTGTTCGGCGGCGTGCTGGCGGATAACGCCGGTGTTAGCAGCGCTTTCCTGCTCGGCGGCGCGCTGACCTTACTGGCGGCCATCACCATTTTCCTGTCGCGTCCGCAGCCCGCGCAGTTGCGCGAGACTGAAGCATAG